aaaaagccaaaaacacacaatggagaaaaaaagctcatcaataaataatgctggaaaaattggaaagctgcATGCAAAATATTGAAACTTGACaacagtttgtcctcctgcacaaaaatcaatttaaaatgaatcaaagacctaaatataagatctgaaacaataaattacattgaagaaaacataggtacgaaactcatggaccttggccatagagaacaatttattggCATTTaaccctaaaggcaagggaagtaaaggcaaaaataaatgaatgagactatatcaaactaaaaagtttctgcacagcaaaagaaactgacaacaaaacaagtaGCCAACAAAATAGGAAATGAtgtttgcaaacaatagctccaataaggggttaatatccaaaatatacaaagaacccacAAATCTCagcagcaaacaagcaaacaatccaattaaaaattgggaagagaacctgaacagatacttctcccaagaagacatacaaatggccaacagatatatgaaaaaatgctcatcttcactagctatttgagaaatgcaaatcaaagcaaaAATGAGATTCCACCTTATACCTGTTAaagtggctattatcaacaagacaggtaataacaagtgttggaaagggtatggggaaaaagaactttcattcactgctggtgagtaTGCAtattagtacaactattatgaaaaaaatatggtggttcctcaaaaaattaagagtagaactacCTTTTCACACAGCAATCTTTTACTGGGCATCTaaccccaaaatttgaaaacattggtacatgaagacaaatgcacccccatgttcatcacagcattattcatagtgaccaagacataaaaacaaccaaagtgtactTTGATGGAGGAttcgataaagaagatgtgttttatatatatatatataatggaatacaactcaaccatgagaaatgatgaaatttggtcatttatgacaacatggataaacatAGAgaccattatactgagtgaaataagtaaatcaggaaaatctAAAAACTGATTttgcacataggtgggatacaaagctgagactcatggacataggtaagaGTGCAGTGTTTACCATGGGGAGGGAGGTGTAGGGGAATGGGAAGGGGATTGGGtgaagagtgtaaagagggacaaatataaggtggtaAAATATGATTTGGctttaggtgatggatatacaacaaattgactattcaaatgatagATTGGTGTTTGCCTGAAATCCATGTacacttattaatcaatgtcaccctattaaaattaattttctaaatacaaaaaagaaaaaaaatgatgacatagtgacatttacagtAACATAGCTGGAACTtgtgaacattatactgagtgaaataagtaaatcagaaaaagctaagaattctatgatttcacacataggtgggacaaaaaaactgagactcatagatatagataaaagtgaagtggttaccagggataggagggtgggggagaaggaagggggtgggtgtaaagagggaaaaatataaggtaatggaaagtgatttgactttgggagatagGTATAAAACACACTCAACAGttcaaaatattatagaaatgtttacctaaaacctatgcattcttattgatcaatgtcaccctgctaaaattaattttctaaataaaaattttaaaaaatgatatgatGCATAGTTATAATGAAATACTAACGCCACAAAGAATTataacatattgccatttatatcAAGATGGTTGGgcattgagaacattatactaagtgtaGTAAGTTATGAAATGTtatgaattatatgatttcaaatacaatgggatataaaactgagactcatgagtACAGAGAAAAGTGAAGCTTATCAGAAGGAGGGGCTGAAGGAAGAGaatacagttgtccctcgccatattgcagttcacttttaacagtctcactgtattgtggattttaaaattgtatgtatctaattttgtatcacagatttttcactCTCGCagaattttgcagtatataggtatttttatatatttattattttaattatttttgtggtaaaataagcattttctagcctaaaaataaaaaatataaaagtattaattaaaacatattaaaagaacattaaattgaaataaagccttaaaatatatatatgaataataaaataaatataaggttgctacttagTGAATTTTTGCCTAATGTGGGGGATTCTGGAATCTAATCCTCACTGTGGACAAGGAACCACTGTAATGTGGGACTAATAAAGGGTgacagaaaatttgactttgggtgatgggcacacaacacaaacaacagttcaaatgctaggtaaatatttatctgaaatttatcTATGCTCTTTTATTTATCATTGTtacccccattaaatttaatatttagataAAACATAATAAATCTGAAATATTAAGCCCTTTCACTACTTTCTGTATAATAACTAGTAATCACATTATTCCCTAAACactatatttctttataattcttcttttgttttggtAATTGGTGTAGGTGAAAGCAATATAAAATGGGCACAAGATCATGATGAATAAGGGGCCTGGCCCTGGGAACAGATACTATTGAGATTCTGCCCTggatttttaataattatgacTGCATAATTGGAttagttttttaaactttttgtttcaTGTTTCTCTTATtaacaaggggttaatatttattttaaaagactctTGTGAAAATAAATGAGACACACAGTTAAGGTTCTTATCATAAACTAAGACACTGTTCAAAAATCTTAGCTCTTACAAATCTCTAAAACTCCTAGGGCTAGAAATTATTTTGGTGATGTTCTAATCTAACACTTACCCAATCTCACCCATTATCAAAATTTTCTTGGGAGgttttcagaaatgaaaatgcaTAGGTTTCACTTTCATATTTTCTAAATCATGAATTCTGATGAGTAATCATTTGGAGAACCACTGATATAACAAACCACAtaattttacagacaaggaaattaTACAACTTAGTGACAGGAAATATAAACTCTGGTCTTTCAACCCCCAAATCCAATAAtctttctatgatcccacaatcacCTGAGGATTAGAAAGTTCACAGAGAAAAGAGTAAATGACTACTGTCACTCATCAAAGATGTATAATGTTTCATGAAACCactttttgtgaaaaaaaatttgttgaattTCATTTCTTGGGAAAAAAGTATGTAAttgtgggagacagagaaagatgtaGAAACCTCAAGTTACATCCTAGCTCTGTCACTACTTACCTATATGGCCTTGACATGTTGTTAAAgttctctgagctttagtttcaACATTAAATAAAGGTGATGTGTGACCTAATtacattagaatattttaaatttcaagagAATTTGTATATGTGaaactttaaaatagttaattgTTAGAGAAACATAGTGGactgttattgttattaattttaacacaccattgggCCTAAAATTCTATAACACACTGTGTATAGGATGGCTGTTGAATTGAGTTTATGGACCAGCATATTGAAccacagaaaaaaaacagaagcccagctgggagagggaaagaaagaggctaGCTTGTGCTACAAAAGCAGGAGAACCAAATACAGTGCTTCAGCTATAATACACATGGTAAAGGAATTGATGTAAACAGGCTATGCAATTACTACCAATGACCTGGATGcagcagtttttcatttttatttataataatagaaCAAATAACTCTGGCTatagaaagaaattataataattaacaaGTCATGGAACAGTAAAAGGACAAACTTCTAGACAATTTTCAGATTCTTTAGCATCTAGATCTATGTTCCAACCCTACCAGCTCTCTGGGGATAGCAGAAAAGCCTCCTAATAGAATCTTTCATGTCTTTGTTTCTCAAGCTATAGATAATGGGGTTGAGGAAGGGAGCCAGAATAACAAAAGTGACAGCAATTACTGTGTCACATAACACAGAGTAGGTGGCTGAGAATCGCAAATACATAACAGCTACACTGccaaaaaacagcaaaaacacaACAAGGTGGGCAGCACAGGTAGAAAAGGCCTTGCGACGACCCTCAGCTGAAGGTATCTTCAGAATCACCACAATAATCTGGATGTATGATAGGGCAATGACCAGAAAAGTAGCCAGGATCGCCACTGCATGGATGGCATCCACAATGACCATCAATGATGTATCTGTGCAGGCCAGGCTCAGTACAGGTGTGAAGTCACAGAAAATCTGCTGGATCTCATTGGAGCCACAGAAAGGCAGGGTAGCAATCCACACAATCTCAGGGAGTACAATGAGAAAGCCAAAGAGGCAGGATCCAGCTGTCAGTTGAATACAAAGTTTGGAAGTCATGATAGTTGGGTAATGAAGAGGACTACAGATAGCTATGTACCTGTCAATGGCCATCAGAGTCAGGACACATCCTTCAGTGTTACCAAGGGAATGGAAGAAGTACATCTGCATGAGGCAGCCCACCAGAGATATTGTCTTCTGTTCACTGACTAGGTTGGAGAGCATTTTGGGGATAGTGGTTGTCGTATACCAGATTTCCAGGAAGGAGAGGACACTGATGAAGAAATACATGGGGGTGTGTAGGACATTGTCCAGCTGGATAACAATAAATATCACTAGGTTCCCAGTTATGATAAATCCATAGATGATAATCAGTAGAATAAAGAATAATAGGCCACCTTCATGCAGATGCAAGAACAGAGAGAAGATAAACTCAGTGACCATCGTCTGATTCCCAGCAGCCATAAACTGTGACACCtgtgaaaagaaggaaggagacaaagaaataccTAAAATTGAAATGGTGATTATTCAATGAAAATTGCTTTCTTCTCCAGGAATCAGTTTCTTAAGCTGACTCTGGAACTCTAAAAGAGCCAGTTAGAAATATCTCTCAGCTATACTTCTATgatagaaaaagctaaaatattttcttttgaacccctaaacaaatttttttaaaaatatcttcaattgatgcattaaaaaaaactgacCCATAAATTTAATTCTCTGGAAATATTTTTTGGAGGTCCAGTCCCTTATTTATTAGTTTCCTCCTCACTCTCTGTTctcttatttacttttaaaatgtttatctttcttCCAGCTATTCTCTCCTCTTGTTTTTTAGACaagtcattttttaataaatataaagtcactgTCAGAAGTTGTTCTGGCAATAATCCTTCATGAAACTCTTACCCATCTCATCTAGCCCTGATATCTAATCTGACACTGGCTAAAATGTTCATctttctatctctgcctctttttGTTGATTTCATTGTAACATCTCTGTTGTTCATTAAGTAATAAATTCCCAGATGTcaagaaataatatttctttcattctcttttttttctctataattccactttctcctctcctctcaatggTTGATAGTGATATTTGTGCAGACAAAGCATCTCTCTAGAACCACCTTGAACCTAAATAGTGGCTGTTGAAATTTGGACAAACATATAACTCCTCCTCTTCTTAAAACATCACTCTTAAGACCCACAGAAAGGAAATAATtctgggtttaaaaaaaatacttctatgTAACTATGGCTACCTTGGGATGGAAGTGTCACAAAAATCTGCTGCAATAC
The DNA window shown above is from Saccopteryx bilineata isolate mSacBil1 chromosome 2, mSacBil1_pri_phased_curated, whole genome shotgun sequence and carries:
- the LOC136323346 gene encoding olfactory receptor 6K6-like, which produces MVSQFMAAGNQTMVTEFIFSLFLHLHEGGLLFFILLIIIYGFIITGNLVIFIVIQLDNVLHTPMYFFISVLSFLEIWYTTTTIPKMLSNLVSEQKTISLVGCLMQMYFFHSLGNTEGCVLTLMAIDRYIAICSPLHYPTIMTSKLCIQLTAGSCLFGFLIVLPEIVWIATLPFCGSNEIQQIFCDFTPVLSLACTDTSLMVIVDAIHAVAILATFLVIALSYIQIIVVILKIPSAEGRRKAFSTCAAHLVVFLLFFGSVAVMYLRFSATYSVLCDTVIAVTFVILAPFLNPIIYSLRNKDMKDSIRRLFCYPQRAGRVGT